From Anopheles coluzzii chromosome 3, AcolN3, whole genome shotgun sequence, the proteins below share one genomic window:
- the LOC125907569 gene encoding uncharacterized protein LOC125907569: MRVSGALFQFFPFSYITPSRQWAGTDYYLWSLISTQLRLRLEFRHVNRAGPTYSSGAYSLAMLNKSVDFVVTRDMVVLDHAPKLHLTSRDYFNLVVPKPVKLNLIDAMVQPFNGTVWLMIGVLLGVRVFAGYLQDCFGLLDRSGKVRKWWRSIEAPHCPCPQWVQLAADVLTFLLIEAYLAQVTSLLLTLRFIEGPRDLNEFIASNIRIVEPYESTLSLVQVETGQRALLKTRFVKRTAEELARPNQDDAFVELRSRVAFQSYGTEPFDPVTGRRNFYLLDEPLADVRFQYSFAKETAFMGVAQDYMLRCEENGLRMRMDESFERWAKIQHLRKEYGINGTVLEFSDLNSLWICMGIGWLSSGLLLLAERFVHSRVVRRSS, encoded by the coding sequence ATGCGCGTGTCCGGCGCATTGTTTCAATTCTTCCCCTTCAGCTACATCACGCCGAGCCGACAATGGGCCGGTACGGATTACTATCTGTGGAGCTTAATCTCGACACAGCTGCGATTGCGCCTGGAGTTTAGGCACGTCAATCGAGCAGGTCCGACCTACTCCAGTGGTGCGTATTCGCTTGCGATGCTCAACAAATCGGTAGACTTTGTCGTGACCCGGGACATGGTTGTGCTCGACCACGCTCCCAAGCTGCATCTTACCTCGCGCGACTACTTCAATCTGGTCGTACCGAAGCCGGTGAAGCTGAACCTTATCGATGCGATGGTGCAACCGTTTAACGGAACAGTTTGGCTCATGATCGGGGTATTGTTGGGCGTTCGCGTATTTGCTGGCTATTTGCAGGACTGTTTCGGTCTGCTTGATAGAAGCGGCAAAGTGCGTAAATGGTGGCGTTCCATTGAAGCCCCTCACTGTCCCTGCCCACAATGGGTACAGCTTGCCGCGGATGTGCTAACGTTCCTGCTAATCGAGGCGTACCTGGCGCAGGTCACATCTCTTCTCCTAACGCTGCGCTTCATCGAGGGACCGCGAGATTTGAACGAATTTATAGCCTCCAACATACGGATAGTGGAACCGTACGAAAGTACCCTGTCGCTGGTGCAGGTTGAGACGGGACAGCGGGCACTGCTGAAGACGCGATTCGTGAAGCGTACGGCGGAAGAGCTGGCACGGCCCAACCAGGACGATGCGTTCGTGGAGCTGCGGAGTCGCGTCGCTTTTCAATCGTACGGTACGGAACCGTTCGATCCGGTTACGGGCCGGCGGAACTTTTACCTGCTGGATGAGCCGCTGGCCGATGTGAGGTTTCAGTATAGCTTCGCGAAAGAAACGGCTTTTATGGGGGTGGCCCAGGACTATATGCTACGGTGCGAGGAGAATGGGCTGCGGATGCGGATGGACGAGTCGTTCGAGCGTTGGGCGAAGATTCAGCACCTGCGGAAAGAGTATGGCATTAATGGGACCGTGCTGGAGTTTTCCGATCTTAACTCGCTCTGGATCTGTATGGGCATTGGATGGTTGAGCAGTGGGTTGCTGCTTTTGGCTGAACGTTTTGTGCACTCGCGGGTGGTTCGGCGATCATCTTGA
- the LOC120955006 gene encoding uncharacterized protein LOC120955006, translating into MMFSRKELLYLRALVFATLLHLCNTLQLEGLSTKKPRITKYTMKPTSSSATAVPSSLSLYRLDGSSGATCILIQTDALLSIQYRDKYNEDKEADSFLPDQMDISGECWEDESRITMSWKGFTINIYFSKTPGGERWYVNSVDLAYSSSNKLFEHIDRPGLDVKLSTPPGTLLFPTPVGKSYTCDNEVIITMFAQDENDKSGHLAKLYLRELRMQSFMYKAGNAWGPTFQCSATGTYRDETAPIAVGSTLAVATVCTVVGYGLWRYFKVKKFQYGTMA; encoded by the exons ATGATGTTTTCGCGCAAGGAGTTGCTCTACCTTAGGGCGTTAGTTTTCG CCACACTGCTGCATCTCTGCAACACTCTGCAGCTGGAAGGACTCTCGACCAAGAAGCCACGCATTACAAAGTACACGATGAAGCCCACGTCCAGCTCG GCTACAGCGGTGCCATCCTCCCTGTCGCTGTACCGCCTGGACGGATCGAGTGGAGCAACGTGCATACTGATTCAAACCGATGCCCTGCTAAGCATTCAGTACCGCGATAAGTACAATGAGGATAAG GAAGCGGACTCCTTCCTGCCGGACCAGATGGACATTTCCGGCGAGTGCTGGGAGGACGAGTCGCGCATCACCATGTCCTGGAAGGGTTTCACCATCAATATCTACTTCTCGAAGACGCCGGGCGGCGAGCGCTGGTACGTGAACAGCGTCGACCTGGCGTACTCGTCCTCCAACAAGCTGTTCGAGCACATCGACCGTCCCGGGCTGGACGTGAAGCTGTCGACACCGCCCGGCACGCTGCTGTTCCCGACGCCGGTCGGCAAGTCGTACACGTGCGACAACGAGGTCATCATCACGATGTTCGCCCAGGACGAGAACGACAAGTCGGGCCATCTGGCCAAGCTGTATCTGCGCGAGCTGCGGATGCAAAGCTTCATGTACAAGGCGGGCAATGCCTGGGGTCCCACGTTCCAGTGCAGCGCAACCGGTACGTACCGCGACGAGACGGCCCCGATTGCCGTCGGCTCGACGCTGGCCGTGGCCACGGTCTGCACCGTTGTCGGATACGGATTGTGGAG ATACTTCAAAGTCAAGAAGTTCCAGTACGGAACTATGGCTTAA